The DNA sequence CATCCGCAAATCAGAAGAGATTGGACCGCTTGCCGCTTCCGTGCCGGATGCTGGAGGCGTGGTGTTCGTTCCAGCGCTCGTCGGCTTGGGAGCGCCCTATTGGGACCCTTATGCCCGCGGCGCAATTCTCGGCTTGAATCGCGGCACGACGGCCGCGCATCTGGCACGGGCGGCCGTTGAGTCGATGGCGTTTCAAAGCCGCGATCTGATTGACGCCATGCGCCAGGACTCGGGGGTCAAGCTGTCGCGGCTGAAGGTGGATGGCGGGGCGAGCGTCAATAATGCCCTGATGCAGTTTCAAGCCGACCTGCTCGACGTTCCCGTGTTAAGGCCGGTCGTGGCCGAAACGACCGCTTTGGGCGCGGCGTATCTAGCAGGTCTCGCCGTCGGCTACTGGGAGAATCTACAAGACGTCTCTAACAACTGGCAGCTTGACCGCGAGTTCGTGCCTGCCATGTCGGCCGTCGAACGAGAGCGGCGCTATCGCCAATGGCAGCGAGCCGTCGAACGGGCCAAAAACTGGGAGAGCCCGGACTCGATGTGATAGCTCAGATCTCAGATTCGAAGAATTGAGATTATGGTTAGCGAACGGCCGAGTGCTGTGGGTTCTCGGCCTGCCGGACTTCGTCGGCAAAATGTCGCGGGTTTTGCTGAAACTTTTCCAGCGTCTCCATGTTGGCGAACAGGTAGATTCTGCTCTCGAAGAAGATTCCGAACTCGCGGTGCCCAGCAATCAACTGCCCTTTGCTGAATGCCAACACGGCGTCGTTCCCCGAGAGCGCCGGCGCAAAGCGATCCGGTTCTTGCAGAAACCGCTTTTGTTCCCCGGGGCCGAGAAATAGATAGGTGATACCCCGATGCACGGCGCCCCATTTCGGATCGCCGCGCATCCAGCAGCGCGGGTCTTGTGGCGCCGTCCGCGAGCGTTCGACGAGGGTCACGGGACAAAAGCCGTCCAAGCCCAAGGGAGGCATGTTGGCTGGAGTCGTTTGTTGCGCGGTCACGACCTGAGGGCCAGTAGCCGGCCCGCGCGGCGCGGTCGCCGTTGGATTTGACTGCACATTGGCCGCCGACGCCGCGACACCGTTCGGTTGTCGGTTGCCCGGACCATCGTTGTGGACGAAGGCAGCATAGTTGTTTTGCGAATAGACCGATAAACCGGCCGCGTCGACCGCTGGCTTCGCGGTCGGGCTCGATCCATTTGGCGCCAAGCCGCTAGCCGTTGCGCGATACGGATTGCCGCCGGCGCTGACGGGCAGCGCTGGCGCCTGCGCCGCGGCGAACTGGCCCGAATTCGGAGCGCCGGCCGCGATCGTATTTGCCGCGGCCGCCGCTTGATTCAGTTGCGCGACATATTGGGCGGGGTCTTGCGGACAGCCCAGCGTGTACAGCACCCGACCGCTTGGCGTCATGATCACGTCAGTTGGCAGCCGCTCGATTCCGTAGAGGTTTCGCGACGTCGCTGGAAAATCATCGGCATTGATTTTCACTGGAACAAAACGAGCATCCATCGCTTGGACGACGCCAGGTTGGTTGAAGACCGTGGTTTCCAATTTCCGGCATGGCCCGCACCAGGGCGCCCAAAAATGAACCAAAACCAGCCGGTTGCTTTGGGCGGCCAATTGTTTTGCCGTTTCCAGGTTCGCTACCCAATGCGGTCCTTCGTCAGCCGCCGCCGACACGATCGGCAAAGCGATGAGAATCGTCGGCAGAAACCAGCGGATTGCCCGCATGTCGACACCCCATTTCCCGCAGGTCGGGAGTTCGTCCGAAAAAACGCTCACCATTCCTTATCGGGCGGGTAAGCCGTTCCAATCGTGTCAAAAATGCCGATTGTCTGGCATCTGACGATTTTTCCTGCACAGAACGGTAGTTTTGGCAAAAGAGGGAGCACAGATCGGACGCACGACGCCGGAAGCGATTTTGGCATTCCGGATAGGCCGAAATTGCCCAGCCGAATGAAGAGACCTAAAATGTTGTATAAACCGGGTGCGGTGCAAAATTCATTAAACATGGGACGACCGGCAAGGCTGAGAGACCGAATGGAAATCTTTCGAGGTTTTGCCCCGAAGTGCTGGACGAACCGCTTGACATGGGCCGACAACTGGTTATGATTGGGCGCAGATTTGAGTTCTGACTAGCAGTTAAGCCTAGCAGTCAGGTGCAGTTGGCCGCCGCGGAATCCGGCGGTCGCTCCTCGCGGTTAAATGCGGGGGGAGTTAAACGCTTCTAATCTGATTCCTGCTCCCTGCCGACCGGTCTTCGCCTTGGGGCGAGCCACGGGTTGGCGAGGTTGCGTCGGCGATGGTTGCTTTTGCAGTGATGCTTTAGCAGCGCAATCATGTCGGGGCAGCCGGGTGCAGGTATCCCACGCTGTTGGCCCTGGCCAAACGCATAGCCGTTGGTCGGGTTGCCCCGGCGCTGGGCACGAAGTGTTCTGCGAAACGCTCGCTCTAGGCATCTTTGCCGGTTTGCGTATACATGTTTTCCGTCTGAGAAGGCCAAGCAGGGCCGATAGCCGTTAAGAATCGGTCGATTGCCGTCAAGTGACGGACTTGATTGCCGTCAAGTGGTGGTGCGGCCTGCTGCCGAGAGACGGAGATTTGTTTGAGGCTCGTCCGACGACGGGTTAATGATCTCATTTTTTTCGCCACTTTGGCGATCTCGCTGTTTTCGACCGGATTTCCATCGGTCTTCAATGCCAACCAAGGCAGATCAAGTTCGGCAGTGTTGTCGCGTAGACCGGGTTCTGTTCCCGGCGCTTGACGCGGGTTCTTAATTCTTGTCGCGCTCTTGATGCGCCATTTTCAGGATTGGGTTTTCAGGTGAGTTCAATGGGTAAGAGGAAGAAGGGCCGCGGACGCGGCCGAGGGCCCGGGCCGCACGGGGGTGGGGGTCCAGGGGGCAGCATCGGCGGTCGAATGCACGACAACCCGCGGATGCGGCATCGCGGCCGACGGTTCAGCAATGGCGAGCCGCAAGGAATGCCCTATTCTGACGTCGAGCCCACCGCTGAAAACGGCGAGCCGCTGCCGGTCGAACCTGGGAGTGGCGTTTTGGAACTCCACCCGAACGGCTACGGCTTCCTTCGCAATCCGGACAATAATCTTTCCCGGGAACGGACCGATCCATTTGTGCCGGGCACGATGATCGACAAGTTTCGCCTCCGAGAAGGGGTGCTCATCAACGGCATGGTGCAGCAGGGACGGCGGCAGCAAGGCCCGCGGCTCAAGGAGATTCTGGACGTCGACGGTCTGAAGCCCGAAGACTACCCGAACGTCAAGACTTTCGACTCACTAACTCCGATCAACCCGGAGAGTTGGCTCAAGCTGGAGACCGGCCAGCAGCCGCTTACGACGCGCGTGATGGATCTGCTCACACCGCTGGGCAAAGGCCAGCGGGCCTTGATCGTCGCTCCGCCGCGCACCGGAAAAACGATATTGTTGCAACAGGTGAGCCACGCGATCGCGGAGAATTTTCCCAGGGTCAAGCTCATCATGCTCCTGGTGGACGAGCGGCCCGAGGAAGTCACCGATATGAAGCGATGCGTTCGCGGCGATGTGATCGCCAGCAGCCTCGATCGCGACGTGGAAAGCCACGTTCGGCTCTCGCAGCTCGTCGTGGAGCGCTGCAAGCGCCTGGCCGAGATGGGCAAGGACGTGTTCCTGCTGATGGACTCGATCACCCGTATGGCCCGGGCCTTCAACAAGTGGGTCGGCAACACCGGCCGCACGATGAGCGGCGGCGTGGACGTCAAGGCGCTCGACATTCCGAAGAAGCTGTTCGCTACCGCCCGCCTGTTTGAAGAAGGGGGCTCGTTGACGATCGTCGCCACGGCGCTGATCGACACCGGCAGCCGAATGGACGAGCTGATCTTCCAAGAGTTCAAGGGAACCGGCAACATGGAATTGGTGCTCGACCGCAAGCTGGCCGATCGCCGCGTCTGGCCGTCGATCGACATTTCGCAATCCGGCACCCGCCGCGAGGAGAAATTGCTCGATCCCGATACGCTGCACGCTGTGACCATGCTCCGCCGCACGCTCTCGACGATGCATCACGTCGATGCAATGGAGCAGCTCACCAAGCAATTGGGCAAGTTCAAAACGAACAAAGAGTTCATCAACCTGATCGCCGCCTCGCGCGGGATGGATTGACGTCAGGCGGCGCTGGACCGTGTTGCGGCGGCGACGCCGGCATTGTCTCGATGGGTGCTTGTCTCGGCGAATTCCATCGATTCAGCCGAGCGCGCGGCGTGCCAAGCCAGCCATCCTGTGAACATCAGCACGCCGATCGGCTCGAGCGCGACCGCGGCTGGGACGACGCCGGACAAAAGGCGCTCCATTCCGCCTAGGCCGAGAATGTAGGTCGTGACATACGTCGCGGCAATCCAAATTCGGCCGCGGCGCGAGTCGAATGCCGTCAGAACTCCCCAGGCGAGCGCCGGGGCGATCAAGTTGTAGGTCAGCCTCTCCGTGCCGGGGCCGAAAAGAAGTTGCCACGCGCTCCAGGCCGCGATCGTGAATATCGCCAGGCGCTTCGCGGAACTCGTGCGCCGCCGCTGCCAGAGGCACCAGCCGAGCGTCGCCGCGCCGGCCGCGATCTGCAAAATCAGATACGCTCGTTTATCGACCGGCGACTCGAATTGCTCCCAGATCGTCCAGGCATCGCGATAGCCGGGAAAGCGGAACTGAGTGGCCTGCCGGTTTACCAGACAGTGATACCAGTCGGCATACGCGCCGAGCACCGCGACGGCGGGCTTCGTCAAGAACGGAACGAGACCCAAAGCGGCGGCGCAAATGGCGACGCGCGCGGTCAATCGTTTCGGCCATTGAACGCAGAACAAGCCGACGGCCACCAGCGGCCAAATCTTGATGTACACCGGCGCGGCAAGCAAGAACGAACCGCGCCACCAGCGCCCGCGCACAATCGCCGCCCCGGCAAACAACACGAGCGCCACCAGAATGGCATTGCTCTGACCCGACCAAACGCTGCGAGCGGTGCCAAGTAGAACGAGCAGATGGAATAGGCCTTCCGAGCGCGCCGGCAGAAGTCCTAGTGTCGGCTTCCATAGCGCACTCGCCGTCCCCTCTCCCTTTGGGAGAGTGTTAGGGTGAGGGGAAGCGCCTGTAGATCCGACGCCCTCACCCCGGCCCTCTCCCAAAGGAGGAGGGAGAGGAACGGCCAACACGTCGCGGAAGAAAACTCGCAGGCTCCACGCTAATAGTCCGACGCTCGCTAGGTTCCAGAAAACGCCACCGAGCCAATCGGGAAAAATGGCGAACGGCGTCATCGCGATGGCGAAGGTCGGGCTGTAATAGTAGGCCCGATCGACGTACAGCGAATTGCCGTCCCACCAATCGCGCGATCCGTGCGAGAAGGCCGTGTAGACCGTATGAAGTTGCGGCTCGATAATCGTCTTGACGCTTGCCGCCACCGCCAGCGCGATCCAGGCGCCGAACGCGATCCGCAGCCAGGTTGCTCCGCTCCAAGTTCGCATTGGAATTTAAGATGGATGGTTCTAGCGGCGAAGCTCGTCGCGCTTCAAATCACCCGCCGCGATGTTGTAAAGTCGCTGGCCGACGATCACGCGTTTGGTCGGATGGTCGTGACGCAAGCGGTCGCAGGGGATCTCGCCGATCTCGTGCCAGGCGAAAGGAAACGGCGGCATGTAATCGCGGTCCCAGGTGAAGCAGAAGTAATCCGCTCCGCCTTTGAGGTCTTCCTCAGTCGGAGGCCAGTGCCGCGGCTCGATTGGATCGCCGTAGTAATAGGTGAATAATGTCTCGATGAGGCCGAAGCTCACCAGCCGGATGTGCGGGGGCAGCTTTCGTTTCAGCTCCGCCATCGCGGGAGCCGCATCCGCGCTGGCCTTGGCCATGCTTCCGATCACGACGCCGACGTGCGACATCGCTACAAACGCGGCCAGCGCGACGACGAAAAGATACCCCCGGCCGCGCGATCCGAGCGAGCCACGCCACAGCAGCGCGGCAAACGTCGCCAGCGCAAGGCCCAGGTAAATCGCCGCGAACCAGATTGGTTGCGACAATTCGCTCATCTGAAAACCGTCAATCCAACTCGCCCCTGCGACCGCCAGGCCGCTGAATAGGATCGCCCCCGACACGCCAGCCAAGTAGAGCGTCCAGCCCAGTCGCATCGCACGAGGCGCATCGGCGGCCAAGGCCCGCTGAATCACCAGGCCGATGAGCAGCGCAAGGCAAGGGAACAGTGGCATGAAATAGCGTTCCTTCGCCCCCGGCACAAGCCAACAACTCGGGAATGCCACGGCCAGGCCGATCGCGAGAAACATCACCCAGGGACGCGCTTCCCCAATCCGTTTGCGGAAGCAGGCGAACAGATACGCCGGCAACAGCGGCGACCAGGGAAGCATGCTAATCAGCACCCCGATGGGGTAAATCAGCAAGTGCATCGCGGCCCGCGTCCAACCCGCGTCTTCGAACCGCAGACCGACGTCCGACATCCAAATCTCGCGCACCGATCGCCAATCGGTTGCGAGGTAGAACGGTATTTGCCACGCGCCGACGACCGCGGCGAACAGTCCGATACCGGCCAAATGCGACCAACTGAAAAGTTGCCGCCAATCGCGCCGCCAGGCCAGATAAACGACAGCCGCTCCCAAGAAATAGATCGGCGCTTGCGGTCCCTTCGCAAGCGCACCCAGCGCGGCGAATAGATAGCCGGCGAGCCACGGCCACGGCTGGCGCCAATGACACGAGTATCCCCAATGCCAAAGCAACAGCGATCCGCTCACCAGCAGCGTGAAGATCGCGTCTGTTTCTGCGAGGCGGCCCATTTGCAATACCATTCCCATCGTGGCGAAGACAAACCCGGCGGACAACGCCCCGAATCGCGAAAGAAACTGCCGCCCATAGCCGTAAATGAGCAAGGTCGTCAACCAGGTGGCCAAGACACTCGGCAGCCGCACGGCCCATAGCGAGCCTTCGCCGAACAGCAACTCGAACAGTGCGATCGGATAGCTCCCTAGCGGCGGCCTGCTCAGAAATGGCTGGCCTTGCTGCCGCGGCACGATCCAATCGCCCGTTTGCAAAATCTCGGTGGCGACTTCCGCTCGGCGCGTCTCTTCCCCGCGAATGGGCAGCGCTGTCAGTCGCGCGCCGTAGGTTGCGGCCGTGACGAGCGCGAGAACCAGAAGCTCCCACTCGATGAGACGCGTCCAGCGACGCGGGGCTCGGGACTCGGGATTCGGGGACCGAGACGCGCACGCGGATTCTGAGAATCCAAAATCGGCAAACTCTTTCGACGCATGGATCGCCACGGGGTTCTCCGTTCGGCGCGGTTTCGTGGACGGGTTCGGCCGGCACGCTAACTGCGGCCGAATCGCAAGAAAAACGCGGCGAACTATCGCAGATACCGCGGCTTGGGGCAAGAGAAACCTCGCCAAAAACCGGGCGCGGGACCGAAATCAGCGCGATTCCCCGACGCGATACGCGGCCGACATCTCCCGCCGGGCTTGGCGGAAATAGTCGGGGGTGAGAACGGTCGTGTGGTCGGCGCCGGGCACAATCGTGATTTGGGCATCGCTGCCGAGTTGCTTGAGCGATTCGGCCAGCCGCAGCACGGCCCCATCGAGATAGAACGTGTCGAGGCTCCCCGTCGTGATATGCAGCTTGCCGCGGAGCTTTGGCGCCAGCACCTGCCAATTCCGCTCGAGCTTGAGGCGAATGTCGAAAGCCTGCCATGCCTTGGCCACTTCCGGATCGATCTGCCCGCTTGCTCGGTCCCAGAGCCGCCGCGGCAGGCCGTCGGCATCGAGCGGGCTGAACACGGCCTCGAACGACCGCAATTGTCCGCCGCGGCCGAGCACGTCGTCCATTTTGCAAAAGGAATCGAACCAGAGGACGGGTGTATCACCGTGACGAGCGATCGGCCGGCGATTGCCCTGCGGATCGCGAACCATGTTTTGAGGCGGATCGGCGTAAAGATCGATCCGCTGAAAATCGCGAAAATCGACCGGATCAGGCGAAGTGCTCCAGACTCCGCCGAAGGTATCCGGATAGCTCACCTGCAACCACAGGCTCGACCAGCCGCCGGAACTGTGCCCCGCTACGAAGCGGGCCGAAGCCTTCGGGACCGTGCGAAAACGCCGGTCGATTTCGGGAATCAACTCGGTGGTGAGCGATTGGCCACGCGGGCCGTTCGTCGCGCTGTCGGCATAGACGTGGTGCCCCCATTCGCACTGCCCGTCGAGCATCACGCGGATAAACTCTTGCTCGCCGTCCGCGGCGCTCGGCGGCTGCCGCGCGAATTGGAGCGCCTCGCGATAACTCCCGCCGAAGGAAGGGACAACGTAGATCACCGGGTAGCGCCGCTCGGGTTGATTGAAGTAACTTGCCGGCAGCACGACCGCCGCGCGATCGAGCACCTCGCGATGATGGAACGTACCTAGCAATTCGCTCTTGATCACGATCTCTTTGACCCACTGGATGTCGGGAAATTTCTCGGCTTCCACCGCGCGATCCAGCATCAACGGGACTCTGCCGGTCCGCCCACCGGCGATTTGAATCTCGACGACGCGACTATAGAAATTGCCGACGCCTTTGCCCGGCTCGGGGGAATAAAAGTCGTTTGCCAACACGGACTGCGCTCGATACTTGCCCGCCGGCAGCCGCGACAGCATGTCGGGAAATCCGGCCGCGGAATCTCCAATGATCTGGCTCGTGCCGGGTCGAAAGTTTCTCACATCGAGCCGGAAAAACGGTTCCGGATTGAACCAATCCGGTCCAAACCGCGGTTCGCCGCCGCGACTCGAGAGAAATACATAGAGCCGGCCGCTGACTGGCTGCGATGCGACTTGCGGATCGACTGTCACCTCAAACTCAACTGCCGCCGCGGGCCCGGCGTGCGCTTCTAGACATGCCGCCAGCGCGACGACCAAAAGAATGCGATGGCAAGATCGGCGAACTTTCATTACGTAACCTTGGCTGCTTCCGGGGAGGGAACGGTTGCAATGCCCGCCTGTCGGAGTTGGCGGAAGAGTTCGTCGATGTGACTGCGGTCGGCCGTTTCGACCGTGCAGAGCACATTGACGGCCGTCACGTCCGGGCCGCAGAACGCCCGGTCGTGAGTGATCTCCTGGATGCTTGCGCCGGCAGCGGCGATTCGCTCGGCCAATTTGGCCAGGCCGCCGGGGCGGTCGCTGATGGTGGCCGTGAATCGGCATAGCCGGCCATCGGCAACCAGCCCGTGCTCGATCACTCGGCCGAGCACGCCGAGGTCGATGTTCCCGCCGGTGAGCACGATCGCGACGTGCCTGCCGGCCAGTTCCGCGAGCGCGCCGTTCATGCAAGCCGCCAGCGCGGCTGCCGCAGCTCCTTCGACGACGCTCTTTTCGAGTTCGGCCAGCCGTAGAATTGCTAGCGAAATCTGTTCTTCGCTCACCGTGACGACTCGTTCGACCAGCGGCTGGGTCATTGCAAACGGCAAATCGCCGACCCGCCCGACCGCCAGCCCATCCGCAAGCGTCGGCTTGAGCGGGATATCGACCGGATGTCCCGCTGCCAATGCCGCGGTGAATGTCGGCACCTGCTCGGCCTCGACGCCGAAGATCCGCACCTCCGGCTTGACGCTCTTAACGGCCGTCGCAACGCCGGCGATCAATCCGGCGCCCCCGATCGGCACGATAATCGCCTCGACATTGGGAGCTTGCTCGACGAGTTCCAGACCGAGCGTTCCCTGGCCGGCGATAATGGCCGGGTCGTTGAAGCCGTGGATGTACGTGAAGCCGTCGCGGTTGGCTATCTCGTGGGCGAATCGGATTGCCTCGGGATACGTTTCGCCGTGCAGGACAATCCGCGCGCCGAGACGGCGACAGGTCGATACTTTGATCAGCGGCGCGAACCGCGGCATGACGACCGTCACGCCGACGCCCAGCAGATTTCCGTGGTATGCCAATCCGAGCGCATGGTTGCCGGCCGAAGCGGCGACGACACCGCGCTTGCGCTGAATTTCGTTCAGTTGCAAGAGCGCGTTGCGCGCGCCGCGCTCCTTGAAACTGCCGGTTCGCTGGAGGTATTCCAGCTTGCAATAGATCCGCGCGCCGCAGAGTTCCGAGAGCTGAATCGACTCGGGGCACGGAGTGACGGCGATTCCGCCGGCGATGCGGCTTCGAGCGGCGACGATATCGGCGGGAAGGACGGACAAGATGTGCAACTCACGCTTTCGCCAATCCGGCCTCGGCGACGGTGCGGAGGACGATTCCGGCGCGCTCGACGTCCACTCGGCTGACATCCAGATGCGTTACGGCACGGATCAGTTGCGGACCGACCGGCAGCGTGTGTAGCCCTTGGGATTTGAGCTGCGCCGCGAACTCGGCGGCAGTCCCCAGCCGCGGATCGACTCGGAAGATCACGATGTTGGTGTCGATTTCCTCGGGGTAAAGCTCGAGACCTTCGACCTCGCGAACCGCGTCAGCAAAGAGCCGGGCATTTTCGTGATCTTTGGCCAAACGCTCGATATGATGGCCAAGCGCATAGAGTGCCCCGGCGGCGATCACGCCCGCCTGGCGCATCCCGCCGCCAAACAGCTTGCGATGCCGGCGGGCTTGGGCAATCAGCTCCCGAGGCCCGGCGAGCGCCGAACCAACCGGCGCGCCGAGTCCCTTGCTGAAGCAAACGCTAACGGTATCAAAATGCTGCGCCCAGTCTGCCGCCGGGATGCCGGTCGCGACGACGGCATTGAATAGCCGTGCGCCGTCGAGATGGGTCACTAAGCCGTGAGCATGGGCCCAGGTGCAAATATCGACGACAGTGTCATACGGCTGAATCCGGCCGGCCCCACGGTTGTGCGTGTTTTCCAAACAGATGAGCCGCGTGCGGACCTGATGCTCATTTTGGGGTCTAATCAGGTCGGTCAATTGGTCCAGCCGCAACAAGCCGAACTCTCCTTCGACCGTCCGCGCCGCCAAGCCGCTAAGCTGTGCGTAGGCCGCCTGTTCGAAGTTGTAGATGTGGCAACCGGCCTCGCAGATGAACTCATCCCCCGGCGAGCAATGCACTCGCACGCCGATCTGGTTCGACATCGTGCCCGAGGGAACGAACAGCGCCGCCTCCTTGCCGAGCTTTTCGGCCACGCAGCGCTGGAGTTCCAAGACGGTGGGGTCTTCGTTGAACACGTCGTCGCCCACCGCGGCGGCCGCCATCGCGGAACGCATCTCGGGGGTTGGTTTGGTGAGCGTGTCGCTGCGAAAATCGAGAGATTTCGTGGGCATGGATCGGGCGGGATGGTGTTTTCGTGAACTTTGGCGGGCTTTTCGTTCACCGCGGCAGCCGTCACAATGAATGGCTTATCGACTCCATTGAACCGTGCCGAGCGGCGCCTGTCTATGGTATGGGCCCTTATGATCTCAGCCGAATTGAAAATCGAGCGGATCGACACCCGGCAGGACGACGTCCGCCGAGCGCTGACGGCGCTGCGCGAGCGGCTCAGCCCGCGGGGTAATATCGTCAGCACGGCAGGACGCCGCCGGACGATCGAGGTGTTCGGTGAACCTCTCAGCCCGCAGCAGGTCGTCGAGCGGATTTGCATCGACGTTCGCCACAAAGGCCTGCCGGCCGTCCTGGACTACTCGGCCCGGATCGACAAGGCGCGGTTGACCCGGGAGACAATTCGCGTGCCGGCCGCGGACTTGGCGGCCGCCCATGCCCAGGCTGCACCGGAGTTTCTGTCTGCGATCCGCCGCATTCGTGAAAATATTCACGGGTTCCAA is a window from the Pirellulales bacterium genome containing:
- a CDS encoding thioredoxin family protein; protein product: MVSVFSDELPTCGKWGVDMRAIRWFLPTILIALPIVSAAADEGPHWVANLETAKQLAAQSNRLVLVHFWAPWCGPCRKLETTVFNQPGVVQAMDARFVPVKINADDFPATSRNLYGIERLPTDVIMTPSGRVLYTLGCPQDPAQYVAQLNQAAAAANTIAAGAPNSGQFAAAQAPALPVSAGGNPYRATASGLAPNGSSPTAKPAVDAAGLSVYSQNNYAAFVHNDGPGNRQPNGVAASAANVQSNPTATAPRGPATGPQVVTAQQTTPANMPPLGLDGFCPVTLVERSRTAPQDPRCWMRGDPKWGAVHRGITYLFLGPGEQKRFLQEPDRFAPALSGNDAVLAFSKGQLIAGHREFGIFFESRIYLFANMETLEKFQQNPRHFADEVRQAENPQHSAVR
- the rho gene encoding transcription termination factor Rho; translated protein: MGKRKKGRGRGRGPGPHGGGGPGGSIGGRMHDNPRMRHRGRRFSNGEPQGMPYSDVEPTAENGEPLPVEPGSGVLELHPNGYGFLRNPDNNLSRERTDPFVPGTMIDKFRLREGVLINGMVQQGRRQQGPRLKEILDVDGLKPEDYPNVKTFDSLTPINPESWLKLETGQQPLTTRVMDLLTPLGKGQRALIVAPPRTGKTILLQQVSHAIAENFPRVKLIMLLVDERPEEVTDMKRCVRGDVIASSLDRDVESHVRLSQLVVERCKRLAEMGKDVFLLMDSITRMARAFNKWVGNTGRTMSGGVDVKALDIPKKLFATARLFEEGGSLTIVATALIDTGSRMDELIFQEFKGTGNMELVLDRKLADRRVWPSIDISQSGTRREEKLLDPDTLHAVTMLRRTLSTMHHVDAMEQLTKQLGKFKTNKEFINLIAASRGMD
- a CDS encoding glycosyltransferase family 87 protein, whose translation is MRTWSGATWLRIAFGAWIALAVAASVKTIIEPQLHTVYTAFSHGSRDWWDGNSLYVDRAYYYSPTFAIAMTPFAIFPDWLGGVFWNLASVGLLAWSLRVFFRDVLAVPLPPPLGEGRGEGVGSTGASPHPNTLPKGEGTASALWKPTLGLLPARSEGLFHLLVLLGTARSVWSGQSNAILVALVLFAGAAIVRGRWWRGSFLLAAPVYIKIWPLVAVGLFCVQWPKRLTARVAICAAALGLVPFLTKPAVAVLGAYADWYHCLVNRQATQFRFPGYRDAWTIWEQFESPVDKRAYLILQIAAGAATLGWCLWQRRRTSSAKRLAIFTIAAWSAWQLLFGPGTERLTYNLIAPALAWGVLTAFDSRRGRIWIAATYVTTYILGLGGMERLLSGVVPAAVALEPIGVLMFTGWLAWHAARSAESMEFAETSTHRDNAGVAAATRSSAA
- a CDS encoding glycosyltransferase family 39 protein, with the protein product MAIHASKEFADFGFSESACASRSPNPESRAPRRWTRLIEWELLVLALVTAATYGARLTALPIRGEETRRAEVATEILQTGDWIVPRQQGQPFLSRPPLGSYPIALFELLFGEGSLWAVRLPSVLATWLTTLLIYGYGRQFLSRFGALSAGFVFATMGMVLQMGRLAETDAIFTLLVSGSLLLWHWGYSCHWRQPWPWLAGYLFAALGALAKGPQAPIYFLGAAVVYLAWRRDWRQLFSWSHLAGIGLFAAVVGAWQIPFYLATDWRSVREIWMSDVGLRFEDAGWTRAAMHLLIYPIGVLISMLPWSPLLPAYLFACFRKRIGEARPWVMFLAIGLAVAFPSCWLVPGAKERYFMPLFPCLALLIGLVIQRALAADAPRAMRLGWTLYLAGVSGAILFSGLAVAGASWIDGFQMSELSQPIWFAAIYLGLALATFAALLWRGSLGSRGRGYLFVVALAAFVAMSHVGVVIGSMAKASADAAPAMAELKRKLPPHIRLVSFGLIETLFTYYYGDPIEPRHWPPTEEDLKGGADYFCFTWDRDYMPPFPFAWHEIGEIPCDRLRHDHPTKRVIVGQRLYNIAAGDLKRDELRR
- a CDS encoding alpha/beta hydrolase-fold protein, with protein sequence MKVRRSCHRILLVVALAACLEAHAGPAAAVEFEVTVDPQVASQPVSGRLYVFLSSRGGEPRFGPDWFNPEPFFRLDVRNFRPGTSQIIGDSAAGFPDMLSRLPAGKYRAQSVLANDFYSPEPGKGVGNFYSRVVEIQIAGGRTGRVPLMLDRAVEAEKFPDIQWVKEIVIKSELLGTFHHREVLDRAAVVLPASYFNQPERRYPVIYVVPSFGGSYREALQFARQPPSAADGEQEFIRVMLDGQCEWGHHVYADSATNGPRGQSLTTELIPEIDRRFRTVPKASARFVAGHSSGGWSSLWLQVSYPDTFGGVWSTSPDPVDFRDFQRIDLYADPPQNMVRDPQGNRRPIARHGDTPVLWFDSFCKMDDVLGRGGQLRSFEAVFSPLDADGLPRRLWDRASGQIDPEVAKAWQAFDIRLKLERNWQVLAPKLRGKLHITTGSLDTFYLDGAVLRLAESLKQLGSDAQITIVPGADHTTVLTPDYFRQARREMSAAYRVGESR
- the ilvA gene encoding threonine ammonia-lyase, producing the protein MSVLPADIVAARSRIAGGIAVTPCPESIQLSELCGARIYCKLEYLQRTGSFKERGARNALLQLNEIQRKRGVVAASAGNHALGLAYHGNLLGVGVTVVMPRFAPLIKVSTCRRLGARIVLHGETYPEAIRFAHEIANRDGFTYIHGFNDPAIIAGQGTLGLELVEQAPNVEAIIVPIGGAGLIAGVATAVKSVKPEVRIFGVEAEQVPTFTAALAAGHPVDIPLKPTLADGLAVGRVGDLPFAMTQPLVERVVTVSEEQISLAILRLAELEKSVVEGAAAAALAACMNGALAELAGRHVAIVLTGGNIDLGVLGRVIEHGLVADGRLCRFTATISDRPGGLAKLAERIAAAGASIQEITHDRAFCGPDVTAVNVLCTVETADRSHIDELFRQLRQAGIATVPSPEAAKVT
- a CDS encoding GntG family PLP-dependent aldolase, with protein sequence MPTKSLDFRSDTLTKPTPEMRSAMAAAAVGDDVFNEDPTVLELQRCVAEKLGKEAALFVPSGTMSNQIGVRVHCSPGDEFICEAGCHIYNFEQAAYAQLSGLAARTVEGEFGLLRLDQLTDLIRPQNEHQVRTRLICLENTHNRGAGRIQPYDTVVDICTWAHAHGLVTHLDGARLFNAVVATGIPAADWAQHFDTVSVCFSKGLGAPVGSALAGPRELIAQARRHRKLFGGGMRQAGVIAAGALYALGHHIERLAKDHENARLFADAVREVEGLELYPEEIDTNIVIFRVDPRLGTAAEFAAQLKSQGLHTLPVGPQLIRAVTHLDVSRVDVERAGIVLRTVAEAGLAKA